The following proteins are co-located in the Ictalurus punctatus breed USDA103 chromosome 14, Coco_2.0, whole genome shotgun sequence genome:
- the cnot2 gene encoding CCR4-NOT transcription complex subunit 2 isoform X1 — MDLARRQIVKIRQHPQTHLLKVTNGMFSATRKKFVEGVESDYPDESMYYGQPSMFPHRSEKDMLASPSPSSSGQLSQLGASLYGPQSALGFSIRSMSNNNPQLSRSLTQGTQLPSHSTPTTGVPTMSLHTPPSPNRGILPMNTRNMMNHSQVGQGMSLSGRTNSMGSSGLGSPNRSSPSIICMPKQQPARQPFTINSMSGFGMGRSQGFGMNSLSNNIFNGTDGSENVTGLDLSDFPALADRSRREGNGNPTPLHNPLAGRAPYVGMVTKPSTEQSQDFSIHNEDFPALPGPNYKDPTLSTDESKSNLNSSTKSSSSADGPKFPGDKTSAQNNNQQKKGIQVLPDGKVTNIPSGMVTDQFGMIGLLAFIRAAETDPGMVHLALGSDLTTLGLNLNSPENLYPKFASPWASAPCRPQDIDFHVPSEYLTNIHIRDKLAAIKLARYGEDLLFYLYYMNGGDLLQLLAAVELFNRDWRYHKEERVWITRAPGMEPTLKTNTYERGTYYFFDCLNWRKVAKEFHLEYDKLEERPHVPTTFNYNPAQQAF; from the exons ATGGACTTGGCTAGACGCCAAATTGTGAAAATTAGACAACACCCGCAGACTCATCTTCTGAAG GTGACGAACGGTATGTTTAGTGCTACAAGAAAGAAGTTTGTAGAGGGGGTCGAAAGCGACTACCCTGATGAGAGTATGTACTACGGCCAGCCGTCGATGTTCCCTCATCGATCGGAGAAAGAT ATGCTGGCATCTCCTTCGCCGTCATCGTCAGGTCAATTGTCGCAGCTTGGTGCAAGTTTGTATGGCCCCCAAA GTGCACTAGGCTTCTCAATAAGGAGCATGAGCAACAACAATCCTCAGTTAAGCCGCAGTTTAACACAAGGTACTCAGTTACCGAGCCATAGCACCCCAACAACGGGGGTCCCAACAATGTCTCTCCATACTCCGCCTTCGCCAAACAG GGGCATTCTGCCTATGAACACCAGGAACATGATGAATCACTCGCAAGTGGGCCAGGGCATGAGTCTGAGTGGCAGGACCAACAGTATGGGAAGCTCAGGCCTTGGGAGTCCCAACCGCAGCTCGCCCAGCATCATCTGCATGCCAAAGCAGCAGCCGGCGCGCCAGCCCTTCACCATAAACAG TATGTCGGGTTTTGGAATGGGTCGAAGTCAGGGGTTTGGTATGAACTCTTTATCGAACAACATCTTTAATGGAACAG ATGGGAGTGAAAACGTGACAGGACTGGACCTCTCGGACTTTCCAGCATTAGCAGACAGAAGTCGGAGGGAAGGAAATGGAAACCCAACACCGTTGCATAATCCCTTGGCTGGAAGGGCTCCCTATG TTGGGATGGTCACAAAGCCGTCGACTGAACAGTCCCAAGATTTCTCGATTCACAATGAGGATTTTCCTGCACTGCCTGGGCCTAACTACAAGGATCCAACGTTGAGCACGGATGAAAGCAAATCA AACTTGAACTCCTCAACCAAGAGCAGCTCCAGTGCAGATGGCCCCAAGTTCCCAGGTGATAAGACATCAGCACAGAACAACAACCAGCAGAAAAAGGGGATCCAGGTGTTGCCTGATG GCAAGGTGACGAACATTCCTTCTGGAATGGTGACGGATCAGTTTGGAATGATCGGGCTGCTAGCCTTCATCCGAGCAGCTGAAACAGACCCTGGAATGGTTCATCTGGCGTTAGGAAGCGACCTGACCACACTGGGACTCAACCTCAATTCTCCAGA GAATCTGTATCCCAAGTTTGCATCTCCTTGGGCCTCTGCACCATGCCGACCACAGGACATCG ACTTCCATGTTCCGTCTGAGTACTTAACCAACATTCATATAAGGGACAAG CTTGCTGCAATAAAACTAGCACGTTATGGGGAGGACCTGCTGTTCTACCTCTACTACATGAACGGAGGAGATCTCTTACAACTTCTGGCTGCTGTGGAACT CTTTAACCGAGATTGGAGGTACCATAAGGAAGAGAGGGTGTGGATTACAAGAGCACCTGGCATGGAGCCTACTCTGAAGACCAACACTTATGAGAGGGGGACGTACTACTTCTTTGATTGTCTTAACTGGAGGAAAGTCGCTAAG GAGTTTCACCTTGAGTATGACAAGCTTGAGGAGCGGCCTCACGTACCAACCACCTTCAACTACAACCCGGCACAGCAGGCCTTCTGA
- the cnot2 gene encoding CCR4-NOT transcription complex subunit 2 isoform X3 → MDLARRQIVKIRQHPQTHLLKVTNGMFSATRKKFVEGVESDYPDESMYYGQPSMFPHRSEKDMLASPSPSSSGQLSQLGASLYGPQSALGFSIRSMSNNNPQLSRSLTQGTQLPSHSTPTTGVPTMSLHTPPSPNRGILPMNTRNMMNHSQVGQGMSLSGRTNSMGSSGLGSPNRSSPSIICMPKQQPARQPFTINSMSGFGMGRSQGFGMNSLSNNIFNGTDGSENVTGLDLSDFPALADRSRREGNGNPTPLHNPLAGRAPYVGMVTKPSTEQSQDFSIHNEDFPALPGPNYKDPTLSTDESKSNLNSSTKSSSSADGPKFPGDKTSAQNNNQQKKGIQVLPDGKVTNIPSGMVTDQFGMIGLLAFIRAAETDPGMVHLALGSDLTTLGLNLNSPENLYPKFASPWASAPCRPQDIDFHVPSEYLTNIHIRDKLAAIKLARYGEDLLFYLYYMNGGDLLQLLAAVELYA, encoded by the exons ATGGACTTGGCTAGACGCCAAATTGTGAAAATTAGACAACACCCGCAGACTCATCTTCTGAAG GTGACGAACGGTATGTTTAGTGCTACAAGAAAGAAGTTTGTAGAGGGGGTCGAAAGCGACTACCCTGATGAGAGTATGTACTACGGCCAGCCGTCGATGTTCCCTCATCGATCGGAGAAAGAT ATGCTGGCATCTCCTTCGCCGTCATCGTCAGGTCAATTGTCGCAGCTTGGTGCAAGTTTGTATGGCCCCCAAA GTGCACTAGGCTTCTCAATAAGGAGCATGAGCAACAACAATCCTCAGTTAAGCCGCAGTTTAACACAAGGTACTCAGTTACCGAGCCATAGCACCCCAACAACGGGGGTCCCAACAATGTCTCTCCATACTCCGCCTTCGCCAAACAG GGGCATTCTGCCTATGAACACCAGGAACATGATGAATCACTCGCAAGTGGGCCAGGGCATGAGTCTGAGTGGCAGGACCAACAGTATGGGAAGCTCAGGCCTTGGGAGTCCCAACCGCAGCTCGCCCAGCATCATCTGCATGCCAAAGCAGCAGCCGGCGCGCCAGCCCTTCACCATAAACAG TATGTCGGGTTTTGGAATGGGTCGAAGTCAGGGGTTTGGTATGAACTCTTTATCGAACAACATCTTTAATGGAACAG ATGGGAGTGAAAACGTGACAGGACTGGACCTCTCGGACTTTCCAGCATTAGCAGACAGAAGTCGGAGGGAAGGAAATGGAAACCCAACACCGTTGCATAATCCCTTGGCTGGAAGGGCTCCCTATG TTGGGATGGTCACAAAGCCGTCGACTGAACAGTCCCAAGATTTCTCGATTCACAATGAGGATTTTCCTGCACTGCCTGGGCCTAACTACAAGGATCCAACGTTGAGCACGGATGAAAGCAAATCA AACTTGAACTCCTCAACCAAGAGCAGCTCCAGTGCAGATGGCCCCAAGTTCCCAGGTGATAAGACATCAGCACAGAACAACAACCAGCAGAAAAAGGGGATCCAGGTGTTGCCTGATG GCAAGGTGACGAACATTCCTTCTGGAATGGTGACGGATCAGTTTGGAATGATCGGGCTGCTAGCCTTCATCCGAGCAGCTGAAACAGACCCTGGAATGGTTCATCTGGCGTTAGGAAGCGACCTGACCACACTGGGACTCAACCTCAATTCTCCAGA GAATCTGTATCCCAAGTTTGCATCTCCTTGGGCCTCTGCACCATGCCGACCACAGGACATCG ACTTCCATGTTCCGTCTGAGTACTTAACCAACATTCATATAAGGGACAAG CTTGCTGCAATAAAACTAGCACGTTATGGGGAGGACCTGCTGTTCTACCTCTACTACATGAACGGAGGAGATCTCTTACAACTTCTGGCTGCTGTGGAACTGTATGCATGA
- the cnot2 gene encoding CCR4-NOT transcription complex subunit 2 isoform X2: MFSATRKKFVEGVESDYPDESMYYGQPSMFPHRSEKDMLASPSPSSSGQLSQLGASLYGPQSALGFSIRSMSNNNPQLSRSLTQGTQLPSHSTPTTGVPTMSLHTPPSPNRGILPMNTRNMMNHSQVGQGMSLSGRTNSMGSSGLGSPNRSSPSIICMPKQQPARQPFTINSMSGFGMGRSQGFGMNSLSNNIFNGTDGSENVTGLDLSDFPALADRSRREGNGNPTPLHNPLAGRAPYVGMVTKPSTEQSQDFSIHNEDFPALPGPNYKDPTLSTDESKSNLNSSTKSSSSADGPKFPGDKTSAQNNNQQKKGIQVLPDGKVTNIPSGMVTDQFGMIGLLAFIRAAETDPGMVHLALGSDLTTLGLNLNSPENLYPKFASPWASAPCRPQDIDFHVPSEYLTNIHIRDKLAAIKLARYGEDLLFYLYYMNGGDLLQLLAAVELFNRDWRYHKEERVWITRAPGMEPTLKTNTYERGTYYFFDCLNWRKVAKEFHLEYDKLEERPHVPTTFNYNPAQQAF, encoded by the exons ATGTTTAGTGCTACAAGAAAGAAGTTTGTAGAGGGGGTCGAAAGCGACTACCCTGATGAGAGTATGTACTACGGCCAGCCGTCGATGTTCCCTCATCGATCGGAGAAAGAT ATGCTGGCATCTCCTTCGCCGTCATCGTCAGGTCAATTGTCGCAGCTTGGTGCAAGTTTGTATGGCCCCCAAA GTGCACTAGGCTTCTCAATAAGGAGCATGAGCAACAACAATCCTCAGTTAAGCCGCAGTTTAACACAAGGTACTCAGTTACCGAGCCATAGCACCCCAACAACGGGGGTCCCAACAATGTCTCTCCATACTCCGCCTTCGCCAAACAG GGGCATTCTGCCTATGAACACCAGGAACATGATGAATCACTCGCAAGTGGGCCAGGGCATGAGTCTGAGTGGCAGGACCAACAGTATGGGAAGCTCAGGCCTTGGGAGTCCCAACCGCAGCTCGCCCAGCATCATCTGCATGCCAAAGCAGCAGCCGGCGCGCCAGCCCTTCACCATAAACAG TATGTCGGGTTTTGGAATGGGTCGAAGTCAGGGGTTTGGTATGAACTCTTTATCGAACAACATCTTTAATGGAACAG ATGGGAGTGAAAACGTGACAGGACTGGACCTCTCGGACTTTCCAGCATTAGCAGACAGAAGTCGGAGGGAAGGAAATGGAAACCCAACACCGTTGCATAATCCCTTGGCTGGAAGGGCTCCCTATG TTGGGATGGTCACAAAGCCGTCGACTGAACAGTCCCAAGATTTCTCGATTCACAATGAGGATTTTCCTGCACTGCCTGGGCCTAACTACAAGGATCCAACGTTGAGCACGGATGAAAGCAAATCA AACTTGAACTCCTCAACCAAGAGCAGCTCCAGTGCAGATGGCCCCAAGTTCCCAGGTGATAAGACATCAGCACAGAACAACAACCAGCAGAAAAAGGGGATCCAGGTGTTGCCTGATG GCAAGGTGACGAACATTCCTTCTGGAATGGTGACGGATCAGTTTGGAATGATCGGGCTGCTAGCCTTCATCCGAGCAGCTGAAACAGACCCTGGAATGGTTCATCTGGCGTTAGGAAGCGACCTGACCACACTGGGACTCAACCTCAATTCTCCAGA GAATCTGTATCCCAAGTTTGCATCTCCTTGGGCCTCTGCACCATGCCGACCACAGGACATCG ACTTCCATGTTCCGTCTGAGTACTTAACCAACATTCATATAAGGGACAAG CTTGCTGCAATAAAACTAGCACGTTATGGGGAGGACCTGCTGTTCTACCTCTACTACATGAACGGAGGAGATCTCTTACAACTTCTGGCTGCTGTGGAACT CTTTAACCGAGATTGGAGGTACCATAAGGAAGAGAGGGTGTGGATTACAAGAGCACCTGGCATGGAGCCTACTCTGAAGACCAACACTTATGAGAGGGGGACGTACTACTTCTTTGATTGTCTTAACTGGAGGAAAGTCGCTAAG GAGTTTCACCTTGAGTATGACAAGCTTGAGGAGCGGCCTCACGTACCAACCACCTTCAACTACAACCCGGCACAGCAGGCCTTCTGA